One stretch of Zingiber officinale cultivar Zhangliang chromosome 6B, Zo_v1.1, whole genome shotgun sequence DNA includes these proteins:
- the LOC121988619 gene encoding ribonucleoside-diphosphate reductase large subunit-like, giving the protein MYVVKRDGRREPVRFDKVTVRLQRLSYGLSQEHCDPVLVAQKVCAGVYMGVSTSQLDELAAETAAGMTASHPDYALLAARIAVSNLHKNTLESFSETIKVMYNHINERSGQEAPLIADDIFQIVIKNAERLDNEIIYDRDFDYDYFGFKTLERSYLLRVSGKVVERPQHMLMRVSVGIHKDDIDSAIRTYHLMSQRWFTHASPTLFNAGTPKPQLSSCFLVCMKEDSIEGIYETLKECAVISKSAGGIGISIHNIRATGSYIRGTNGTSNGLIPMLRVFNDTARYVDQGGGKRKGAFAVYLEPWHADVYEFLDLRKNHGKEEHRARDLFYALWIPDLFMERVKSNSQWSLFCPSEAPGLADCWGNEFENLYTKYEREGKARKVVAAQNLWFEILKSQIETGTPYMLFKDTCNQKSNQQNLGTIKSSNLCTEIIEFTSPTETAVCNLASIALPRFVKEKDVSSESHPSKLVGSIGSKNRYFDFDKLAEVTAIVTANLNKVIDVNYYPVETAKRSNLQHRAIGIGVQGLADTFILLGMPFESPEARQLNKDIFETIYYHALKASSEISVKEGPYETYQGSPVSKGILQPDMWNVVPSDRWDWTALREMILKHGIRNSLLVAPMPTASTSQILGNNECFEPYTSNIYNRRVLSGEFVVVNKHLLHDLTTKGLWSLDLKNKIINQDGSVLNIQEIPDDLKAVYKSVWEIKQRTLVDMAIDRGCYIDQSQSLNIHMDQPNFGKLTSLHFYAWSKGLKTGMYYLRSRAAADAIKFTVDTSALGKTEPVEKGDEIACALENREDCMACGS; this is encoded by the exons ATGTACGTTGTGAAGCGGGACGGCCGGCGAGAGCCGGTTCGCTTCGACAAGGTCACGGTGCGGCTCCAGAGGCTGAGCTACGGCCTCAGCCAGGAGCACTGCGACCCAGTGCTGGTCGCGCAGAAGGTTTGCGCCGGCGTCTACATGGGCGTCTCCACTAGCCAACTCGACGAACTCGCCGCGGAGACGGCGGCCGGCATGACCGCTAGCCACCCTGACTACGCGCTG CTTGCTGCCAGGATTGCGGTGTCAAATCTCCACAAAAATACGCTGGAATCCTTCTCAGAGAC GATCAAGGTGATGTATAATCACATCAATGAGAGGTCTGGGCAGGAGGCTCCTTTGATTGCTGATGACATTTTTCAGATCGTCATCAAA aATGCTGAGCGACTGGATAACGAGATTATTTATGACCGGGACTTTGACTATGATTATTTTGGATTTAAAACTCTTGAGAGATCATATCTCCTAAGAGTTTCAGGTAAGGTAGTGGAGAGGCCTCAGCACATGCTCATGAGAGTTTCTGTTGGAATTCACAAGGATGATATTGACTCTGCTATCAGGACCTACCACTTGATGTCCCAACGGTGGTTTACCCATGCTTCTCCTACCTTGTTCAATGCTGGCACACCAAAGCCTCAA CTAAGTAGCTGCTTCTTGGTTTGCATGAAAGAAGACAGCATTGAGGGAATCTATGAAACTTTGAAAGAGTGTGCTGTCATAAGCAAGTCAGCTGGAGGAATTGGCATTTCCATCCATAATATTCGTGCTACCGGATCTTATATCCGTGGGACAAATGGGACATCTAATGGCCTCATTCCAATGTTGAGAGTGTTCAATGATACTGCCCGTTATGTTGATCAAGGGGGAGGCAAAAGAAAAG GTGCATTTGCTGTGTATTTGGAACCTTGGCATGCTGATGTATATGAATTCCTTGATTTGAGGAAGAATCACGGAAAG GAAGAACACAGAGCCAGGGATCTGTTTTATGCCCTATGGATTCCTGACCTTTTTATGGAGAGGGTAAAGAGTAATAGCCAGTGGTCTTTGTTTTGCCCCAGTGAAGCTCCTGGATTAGCTGACTGTTGGGGCAATGAGTTTGAAAATCTCTACACAAAGTATGAGAGAGAG GGAAAGGCCAGGAAAGTTGTTGCAGCACAAAACCTTTGGTTTGAAATCTTGAAATCGCAGATAGAAACTGGAACACCATATATGCTTTTTAAG GATACTTGCAACCAAAAGAGCAATCAACAGAATCTGGGAACGATCAAATCCTCAAACTTATGTACTGAAATCATTGAGTTCACAAGCCCAACTGAAACTGCTGTGTGCAACTTGGCATCTATCGCCTTGCCACGGTTTGTGAAGGAGAAA GATGTCTCATCTGAGTCTCATCCATCCAAACTGGTTGGTAGCATTGGATCAAAGAACAGATACTTTGATTTTGACAAGCTTGCTGAG GTTACTGCAATTGTGACGGCAAATCTCAACAAAGTTATTGATGTTAATTACTACCCAGTGGAAACTGCAAAGAGATCAAATCTACAGCATAGAGCAATTGGTATCGGGGTTCAGGGTTTGGCCGACACTTTTATCTTACTGGGCATGCCTTTTGAGTCACCTGAG GCTCGACAGCTGAACAAGGATATATTTGAGACTATATACTATCACGCTTTGAAGGCTTCTTCAGAAATTTCAGTCAAAGAAGGCCCCTATGAGACATATCAAGGGAGTCCAGTAAGCAAG GGAATCCTTCAACCCGACATGTGGAATGTAGTTCCGTCGGATCGATGGGATTGGACAGCTTTAAGGGAAATGATATTGAAGCATGGAATCAGAAACTCCCTTCTTGTTGCTCCTATGCCTACTGCTTCAACCAGTCAGATTCTTGGCAACAATGAATGTTTTGAACCCTACACATCTAATATTTACAATCGCAGAGTTCTGAG TGGAGAATTTGTTGTGGTCAACAAGCATCTATTACATGACTTGACCACAAAGGGTCTTTGGTCACTGGATTTAAAGAATAAGATCATCAATCAAGATGGTTCGGTTCTTAACATTCAAGAGATTCCAGATGATTTAAAAGCAGTTTACAA ATCTGTCTGGGAAATCAAGCAAAGGACATTGGTTGACATGGCAATCGATCGTGGGTGCTACATTGATCAGAGCCAAAGCCTTAACATTCATATGGATCAACCTAACTTCGGGAAACTAACTTCACTGCATTTCTACGCTTGGTCTAAG GGACTAAAGACTGGGATGTACTATCTTCGTTCGCGAGCAGCTGCAGATGCAATCAAGTTCACTGTCGACACTTCTGCACTTGGG AAAACTGAGCCAGTCGAGAAAGGCGATGAAATTGCCTGTGCTTTAGAAAACCGTGAAGATTGCATGGCTTGTGGAAGTTGA
- the LOC121988620 gene encoding VAMP-like protein YKT61, with amino-acid sequence MKITALLVLKNSGAGDTSSSSSSGTDPVVLANASDVSHFGYFQRSAAKEFILFVSRTVAKRTPAGQRQSVQHEEYKVHSYNRNGLCALAFMDDHYPVRSAFSLLNTVLDEYQKTFGESWRVQQTDSTQPWPFLTEALTKFQDPAEADKLLKIQRDLDETKIILHKTIDSVLARGERLDSLVDKSSDLSAASQMFYKQAKKTNQCCTML; translated from the exons ATGAAGATTACTGCCCTCCTCGTGCTGAAGAACTCCGGTGCCGGcgacacctcctcctcctcctcttccgggacagatcccgtggtcctcgccaACGCCTCCGACGTCAGCCATTTCGGGTACTTCCAGAGGTCGGCCGCCAAGGAGTTCATCCTCTTCGTCTCCCGCACCGTCGCCAAGCGCACGCCCGCCGGCCAGCGCCAGTCCGTCCAGCACGAAG AGTACAAGGTGCACTCTTATAACCGAAATGGCCTTTGCGCTTTGGCTTTTATGGATGATCATTATCCAGTGCGAAGTGCATTTTCTCTCTTAAACACG GTACTGGATGAGTATCAGAAAACTTTTGGGGAGTCTTGGAGAGTCCAGCAGACTGATTCAACTCAACCATGGCCATTTCTAACTGAAGCATTGACAAAATTTCAG GATCCTGCAGAGGCTGATAAGTTGCTGAAAATTCAGAGGGACCTAGATGAAACTAAGATTATCCTT CATAAAACTATTGATAGTGTGCTCGCCCGAGGAGAAAGGTTGGATAGCCTAGTGGACAAGAGTTCAGATCTCAGCGCAGCATCACAA ATGTTCTACAAACAAGCCAAGAAAACCAATCAATGCTGCACCATGCTGTGA